One stretch of Pseudomonas sp. NC02 DNA includes these proteins:
- the ccmD gene encoding heme exporter protein CcmD has product MSFNSFSDFLAMGHHALYVWTAYGICLAVLAFNVAAPILARKRYLQQEARRLRRETEK; this is encoded by the coding sequence ATGAGCTTCAACTCTTTCAGTGATTTTCTCGCCATGGGCCATCACGCCCTGTACGTCTGGACGGCCTATGGCATTTGCCTGGCGGTGCTGGCCTTCAACGTCGCCGCGCCGATCCTGGCCCGCAAGCGTTACCTGCAACAAGAGGCGCGTCGTTTGCGCCGGGAGACCGAAAAGTGA
- the ccmE gene encoding cytochrome c maturation protein CcmE codes for MNPLRRKRLLIILAIMAGVGIAVTLALSALRENINLFYTPTQIANGEAPLDTRIRAGGMVEKGSLQRSGDSLDVKFIVTDFNKSVTITYRGILPDLFREGQGIVALGKLNADGVVVADEVLAKHDEKYMPPEVTKALKDSGQSAPTPAKEG; via the coding sequence GTGAATCCGCTGCGTAGAAAGCGTCTGTTGATCATCCTGGCCATCATGGCCGGTGTCGGCATTGCCGTGACCCTGGCCCTGAGCGCCCTGCGGGAGAACATCAACCTGTTCTACACCCCGACCCAGATCGCCAACGGCGAAGCGCCGCTGGACACCCGAATCCGTGCCGGTGGCATGGTCGAGAAAGGCTCGTTGCAACGCTCCGGCGACTCCCTGGACGTCAAGTTCATCGTCACCGACTTCAACAAATCCGTGACCATCACCTACCGCGGCATCCTCCCGGACCTGTTCCGCGAAGGGCAGGGCATCGTTGCCCTCGGCAAGCTCAACGCCGACGGCGTGGTGGTGGCCGATGAAGTGCTGGCCAAGCACGATGAAAAATACATGCCGCCGGAAGTCACCAAGGCCCTCAAAGACAGCGGCCAATCCGCCCCGACCCCTGCCAAGGAGGGCTAA